The Culex pipiens pallens isolate TS chromosome 2, TS_CPP_V2, whole genome shotgun sequence DNA window aggacaaagtttcacgaaaatcgaagagggatcggggcaacttttcccgattttgtgtgagttggtagagaattacccatttccttttaaagtaaacaaaaaaaatgaaccagtgttgcaaataaatctatatatataaaaaatttcgacggttttgttcgaacgcgaatcagttcaatatggagcgtcggatcgaggtgcttttcgttgcattgggttcgtataagctcaaggaaggttcttacgctaaataATTGACattttggccactctgggaccgattccggagcatctgcagatggtatggagaaagttacgtaaaatcatattttgatcacaggaggctgaacaagcaaaaaatcaaaaaaaaacgtcaacaaacgaaaaaaacgcAGGACGAAGTTTGTCTGGTAAGGCTTGATATATATCTTGatttgaagaaagaaaaaaagatgattttcaaaaatattattatttgacttatttttattttgttaaaaattgtattgtTCTTGTCGATTGTAATTAAATATTCCCAAATAGGCAAACTTTTGCACTCAATTTATttgattatcaaattattttgtaGACAGTATTTTAGGGAATGAGCATGAGCTTGAATGGTGCAACAAACTCTAGTTAATGAGCacccttaaataaaaaaaaacattcaaacatcGTTGGTCGttcaagtttttcaaacttttatttttcacaatgcaaagttttttaaatttaattcaaatatttttacaaaaaatagttacaatccgttattcttcaatttttttgtttcattaaagttaatgaaaaaatatgagatatttgttaatattttaaaaatatttgcatcgatcgatattttcagtttgtttaatttgttttttaaagctaatttttatacaaaacattCGTTTATTgcttaggccgctgcaaatatttaaaaaagtgtttgtccctcggctctggccgaggtcaaggggggggcaaaaaaataaaaaaatatgaaaatttaaataacaagccatagtcttcacatttaaacgaaaaaaagtgttttaaaatgcattttacactagttcagttgttttgcaatcattagttttcaaaaaatctaagatctgacaaaaacaaaaattgcaatgaaaaaaaaaattgcatcgaaaattttcaaaaaatcttaagattttttaataaccccaaacatgctaaaaatgattttaaacgcaggagaatgtattttaatttgatttcagctggttgcacttgaatttttattgaaattttgaagtttattgtaaaaatattttttttgccccctgatttttcgggccaattttgaagggggggggggtgacaaaaacttttaaaaatatttgtaccagccttaggtAAAACAAATAATTCAATAAAGTTCCTCTAAAAAGAAACACTTCACTTCAAGAAATACAAAGAAGTTACACAGTAAAAACTGTAagctgtaaaaattgtaaaacttttcggtaaataatatatatattttttaccaGATGtataattttggtttttttcagtttaataattaattctGAAGAAATCAATTCAGAAATAACAACAATCGAATTCAAACATAACAGCCAAACTTCTTTAAAATGAGTGCTGGACCAACtatctaaaatttgaatttcccgaaatttctaaaattcaaacaaagcttgaataaaaataaaaataattattgatgtTGAAATTAGAGGCCCTCCACATCTTAATTATACAAGTTTGTTGAAATGGTTTTGAATTATTGATATGAATTCTATTTCTAtcaataatttgattattttttttttgaaaaaaatggctaCTTGATTCTAAGGCCGATTTTTAATGGGGGACTGGGGAGTCATTGACTATCAGAAATATTTGCTGCAGCCTAATTGCACTTTAAATACTAAGTGCGTGAACAAGCCACTACTGCGTCTTTTATTGCAGAGTTTACTGATTTTGCCCGTAACATTCAGTCCAGTAATGGAAGGCAAAATGTTATACTTGATTCTTTCGTAGTACACCTTGTTTATGATTAACTACATGTTTCGAGTTTTTATGAATTGGTGATATGCATTGATTGTGGTTGGTatattttacaacaaaattatACTTTATTGAGTTCTCTTATTAGAGAGCACTTGTACAAGCAGGCACTTCGAGACCTGCCCAATAGAAAACCTATCTTAATAAAATAGATAATAAATCGATCTTAGTACTCTTCAGGTGTCCCATTCACGGTCTTCCTCCTACTCTGCCTCAGTATTCACCCTCGATGCAGAATTTGTACGTGCACGCTGCAAACTTTCCGGTATTGTCACACCGACACTGGTTGCACTGGTACTTGAAGCGGGAGTTTGGCTTGCACTCGAATCCCTCCGTTCCTGGAGCAAGCTTCGACTGGGGCAGCTCGTCAACATCTCGTTTCTCCTTCGTGAAGCAGAACATCTGCGTACAGGCCGCGATTCCGTTCTCTCCGCAGTAGCAGTTGTTGCATCCGTCCGAGTGCTTGAACGACGTTCCCGGCTTGCAGTCCACCTTGGGAACCGCCTGTCCGATGGCCACCTGTCGCTTCGTCTTCGTCGGGAAGCAGAATTTCTGCGTACACGCGGCGATTCCGTTTTCCGTGCAGAAGCAATTGTTACAACCGTCAGCACTCTTGAATGAAGTTCCAGGTTCGCACTGCTTTTCCGGCTGAGGAGCATCCCGTTTCGTCTTCTGTGGCTTCAGGCAAAGCTTTTCCGTACAAGCTGCACGTCCGTCAGCGGTACAGAAGCAATCATTGCATCCTTCGGCATCCTTGAATGTGCTTCCCGGAACGCACTGCTGCTGGACATCCCGTTTAACCTTGGGCACGCAGAACTTCCTGGTACAAGCGATGACACCATTTTCACCACAGAAGCAAGTGTTGCAATCATCCGAGCTCCTGAATGACGTTCCCTTCACGCACTGGGTACCGGCTGGAGCCTCTCGCTTTACcttgttattgaaacagaactTCATGGTACAAGCTGCGATTCCGGTTTCCGTACAGAAACAATCGTTACATCCGTCGGCACTCTTGAACGAACTTCCCGGTTCACACTGCTTGGCCAGCTTGGGAGCTTCCCGCTTGACCTTGGCAACATCGTTGAAGCAGAACTTCATCGTGCAGGCAGCGATTCCGGTTTCGGTGCAGAAGCAATCGTTACATCCATCCGAGCTCTTGAACGACGTTCCCGGCGTGCACTGCAGCGGGTTTTGTCGGGAAGCGTGTCGTTTTTCCCTCGGTGGGCAAGCCTTCCGGGTGCAGAACCAGCCGATCCCGTTGGCGGCGCACTTGCAGCGGTTGCAGTCCTGAAATTGAGGTGAGAAagcatttttgagaaaatctgtTAAAATCAATTAtccttcaacatttttttcattctcatAGATTGATATTAAATGACAAACTGCAGTCACTAAAAGCTTCTCAACCTACCTCCTGCTTAGTCTCGTTGGGGGTGCAAACCTGCCCGTTGGTGTGCACCTGCTCCTCATCTCCCTTCGTGGCCACCGAGGCATCATCCACAGCAATCGTTGGCAACTGAGCCACAGCCGGTGCCGGGTCGTCACTCTGGAACGAGTCCGGCACGCAGAACTTTCTCGTGCATGACATCAGCTTGCCATCGGACGAGCAGCGACATTTGTTGCACTCCACCATGAAGTTGCTTCCCGGTTCACACACTTGGCCTTCGTCCAATGCCAGCGCTAAAATTTGAAACGAAATatattatgattatttttttgtgctgTTATTTTTACTCCACGAGCATAACTTCTTATCAGCGAgcatagtaaaaaaaagaagaggagtggaaaaaaaatccatggtCATGCCAAGCTGAAAAAAGCCGTGAAGTCATCTCCCGATTATGGGCCCGATTTGTTTACAGTCGTCATCGCTGCAATTACCCTGGAGGAGAAGCACATGCTGTATGGTTCAGCTCAGCAGTAAAGCCACATGCTGACACCGCCAGCGATAAGCGGGTGATAAAGGTTCTCGAGTAAACTCGTGCGTTACAGAGCCTGAGATGACCCAGATGAACAGCATCACCAGCAGCACTTCAAACGCTGTCTACCACATCCGTCCATTTCGGATCGAATTGCCGGCTCAAAGAGTGTGTGAGAGTGTtcggagaagaagaaaaaacggaAAAAGTCACAATCAGCAACCGATTGCAAGAAGGAGAGAGCGAAGCCATAATTGAATGCTGAACTTGACCTTTCACCAACAGCAGTCTGTCGACGTTGAACAACTGGAGGAAGAATCGCGTTCCCAAGTCCTAACGGCAATTTGCGCGTTAGCTTGCGGATTTGGCTGGGCGTTACAGTTTAAGTTTCAACTTTGGTCAAGGGCGCCGAATTACAATTAGCTTATTCAGTACGGAAGTAAAGCTTAAATTTTGACATAGACGAGGCTACCTTGAACTTGGCTAACGtggacaaatcaaattttattgtttgtttgGAATTAATGCTAATGATATTGCTCAAAATACGTcaacaattttgtaaatataatccagactcgattatccgaagcctcgattattcaaagtttcgattatccgaatatttgtttgggacttcggataatcgattcatTAACATAACAAtttgttttgcgttttttttttcttacatttaagtcaaatatatttaaaatttaaaaaaattaaatgttcagAGATTTACATCACACTCCAAGACAGAGACTGATTTCtaatgaaaaattttaatttaatttaatttaattttaattagttTCATTCATGAATTATCCCctttttaataagaaaaggCATTTAAAGAATTTCCAAACCATTTAAATTAAACATGGATTGGTTGAAGTAAAACAGTTTGAGAAATAACAGTTATCACGTATAACACATTTTACAAtacttttttcatgaaaattgtctTCAGATgtatgtttttcaaaagaatatttaaatattaatgcaaacttgtaaaaaaaatcgatctaAGGATTTGTTGACAACACATCAGTGACGAATGACCATATTTCGATTAAAATCtccaacaaaacacaaacaaggcatccaaaaaaagtgtcattATTTGCAAACTGGTTTTATAATAAAGTGATTCTGTAACTGTTCTaaccaaaatcaatcaaaaatatcaaaaagttgtGCAACACATGACGAAAACAGTTTTCTTCTCATTATCTTAATACAAACTTGTGTGTctttacaaattatttaaagttttaattttacgTCAGAAAGTGTTAAATTTGTATCATTCTATGCGTAGTCcaacattttaatcaaaatataatGTTCAAATTATATGACAAACAAGTAAATTTTAATCATCAAATTAAGGGTAcgcagcaaccaaggaagttgttgtcttctaaattaaacattgttgagcttacggacccaatccttaaaaaaaattattataaaaatttaccaatttcgttgtaaatttgtatggaaataatagcttaggggatgaataaaaaattgtatcgaTAGCTCCCGTAGATTTGAAGATAATAATATATCTGTAATAAAAATCTGAAGGCAAAAGTTGTGGTCGATTTGCACCGttaaatccaaattaaaaataatcaaatttctcACTTTTTATGCTGTGCATTatgcattaaaaatatttattgaattaaaaagttatgctgtaggaacaatcaaaaatatccaGTGCATTGTCCTAAAAATCTGtaagaaatccagtttttttcgcaaaaaaattaaCACGTAGTCTTATATGTGGTACAAACTCGCCTTGAAATTTcctcagtttgctgtttttgcatatgggacaattATGAGAACATGCGCAGTTGTTAAGCTCactcaaataataataaatataaaacaaatataatttGTAAACTCCATTACAACCTTTACACAAATCTGCTTCCAACACATATTGACATTTGTATTGAATCCAAACacaacataaattttcattccaaattacaataaaaaacacAACAGGTAAGATTTATGCAATTTCGTGCAAACTCATCACCACACCACAACACACTTTTCCGTACCTCCAGCGACGAGCACCGCCGCAATTAGTAGTAATGACCTCATCGCGAGCTTCACCACCTTCCGTATTCGAGATTCAAATCTTCCCGGCTAATGTTAACTATTCCTCTGGATCTCCTCCCGGCAACTCTCCAGGCCACACAATTCCGGACGTTGGCACTTTGCACACTATCTCGTCAATACACCTTACGACGATTTCTTCCCCGTTTAATTCTTAATTGATCGTTCAATTATTGGCTGTCGACCTGCTTAGGAACACCGATCACCGGCACTGAACTGTCTCCTCCGAAAAACTGTCTTTCGATCCTCACTTTCGCACTCGAGCTGCTCGACTGGTTCGCCGATCGGTCAGCTTCATTCATTTAAATACTTTATCAGCTCGTGTTCGAACCCGGGCCCCGACGACGACGCCAACGAATGGCGACCACAGAACCAGCCGGCGATAATTGTGGAACGAGCGGTTGTATTCCTGCGAAGTAAGTATTCTTTTAACCCTCtgttggtatttttttgtgaaatttgaatgtACGAATTTTCACACAAGATCATTATACATTTCTTcattattgaatatttgttgtttttttgttttaactttgctttaatatttaatttaatttacaaatatttaaggggttacatacatgtagaaaatcacaaaatttcatattacagaaaatccactaaattcactaaaaagatgattttcaatcactcctgaaagtttcatgcatTTATTTCGTGACTGTACTGAGTAAGAAACGACTTAAGTttacaattttgccatgcgcaaagcgaactgtcaaactttgtgaaggttttttctctaaacaccgagttgattttcgggtgccacgatatctcgagatgggatggaccagaaggctgaaatttgggatggAGATTCCCACAACGgagcccgattttaaaattttgcttttttgaaatacaaaaatcaaaaaatctcgtttttttaaataaaaaaacataaaaatatttgtatctttttttaaattaagtttttgaaaatcggccttcgtcatacACACAGGaccagtttaacgagtcttcaccaaaattttgagccgatttggtcaaatgttgagatatcgtggcacccgttttttgaaactgcttacttcaaATACCTacatctcggcaatggtacatccaaatgtcttcatatttatttagttaatagatgaaaatatatatttcaatatccagaaaaaagatttgaaaaaaaaaaaatgtgtcctcataccaacctctgccatttttttacgatttataTGTACCTACAtttaaacctctttttacgcagtgcgttacgtttttctaattttaggatttctctggaacgacgcaacattttcgcaatgttttaaagcaatttgtagattttgtttagatctacaaaacgcttatTGAAGTTTGCAGAAATGTTGTATGGTTGTAGAGAAATCgatgaaataaaaagcgtaacgccaccgcgtaaaaagaggtttgtctGTATGTAACTCCTTAAGTTCAATTTCTCGTAAatgttatttgtatttttttaaataattactaGTAGGTAATTTCTTACATTTagcaacatttaaaacatatcataaaCTAAAGCATAACGTCGATTGTTTGCTGTCTTGTGACAACGAATATTGAgtaattttcgagaaaatcgtttttttaagctaaattttaaaacttaaatttcgaTTGCCAATTCGactatgcattttaaaatgaactATACATGTTTTGTTACCATGTTTCTGAATTTGCTTATCGTTCCTATACTAGAATTTGCTTTATCCAGATGGATTTTTTATCCCCATATAAGGCAggctcaaattttatttaaagtgtttGTCCTTCAACTCTGGTCTAAGTCGAGGGAGggcaaaaatactaaatttcaaatttcaagcccgattttcaaataattaaagcaataaatatcacaaaatgcgaaattataaaaaatatttaaaagaatttatttgattcaaaCACAT harbors:
- the LOC120416687 gene encoding kielin/chordin-like protein, whose product is MRSLLLIAAVLVAGALALDEGQVCEPGSNFMVECNKCRCSSDGKLMSCTRKFCVPDSFQSDDPAPAVAQLPTIAVDDASVATKGDEEQVHTNGQVCTPNETKQEDCNRCKCAANGIGWFCTRKACPPREKRHASRQNPLQCTPGTSFKSSDGCNDCFCTETGIAACTMKFCFNDVAKVKREAPKLAKQCEPGSSFKSADGCNDCFCTETGIAACTMKFCFNNKVKREAPAGTQCVKGTSFRSSDDCNTCFCGENGVIACTRKFCVPKVKRDVQQQCVPGSTFKDAEGCNDCFCTADGRAACTEKLCLKPQKTKRDAPQPEKQCEPGTSFKSADGCNNCFCTENGIAACTQKFCFPTKTKRQVAIGQAVPKVDCKPGTSFKHSDGCNNCYCGENGIAACTQMFCFTKEKRDVDELPQSKLAPGTEGFECKPNSRFKYQCNQCRCDNTGKFAACTYKFCIEGEY